One Oryza sativa Japonica Group chromosome 8, ASM3414082v1 DNA window includes the following coding sequences:
- the LOC4344925 gene encoding copper transport protein ATX1 — protein sequence MAETVVLRVGMSCEGCVGAVKRVLGKMQGVESFDVDIKEQKVTVKGNVTPDAVLQTVSKTGKKTSFWDAEPAPVEATAASS from the exons ATGGCTGAG ACTGTTGTGCTCAGGGTTGGGATGTCCTGTGAAGGTTGTGTTGGAGCTGTTAAGCGGGTACTGGGAAAGATGCAAG GAGTGGAGTCCTTTGACGTAGACATCAAGGAGCAGAAGGTCACTGTCAAGGGAAATGTTACACCAGATGCCGTTCTTCAGACCGTTTCAAAGACGGGCAAGAAGACCTCGTTCTGGGATGCTGAGCCTGCACCTGTTGAAGCTACTGCTGCTTCATCTTAA
- the LOC107276181 gene encoding heavy metal-associated isoprenylated plant protein 32, whose amino-acid sequence MAKEQDQLIKRVELKVSVNCCDGCRSKVLKALNLKGVLRTEVHPTAGRVAVVGDVDAGRLVKRLAKVGKIAEVIVVAQPSPEVERRRRDVGGSKKEASPDNGKMGGGTAPKHGGADDDKRGETNGGAGSGASSARIHGGGDDDVKAAMCCYHRAEPPAMAVPVLQPPYYAANFTMPPPQPPAAAYGFGGCYHGTPSPAMALCRRGRIPVVRPQPTRFADECCMYGDDDIAGCHVM is encoded by the exons ATGGCCAAGGAACAAGATCAGCTCATCAAG AGAGTTGAGCTGAAGGTGAGTGTCAACTGCTGCGACGGATGCCGGAGCAAGGTGCTCAAAGCCCTCAACCTTAAAG GCGTGCTGAGGACGGAGGTCCACCCGACGGCCGGCAGGGTGGCGGTCGTCGGCGACGTGGACGCCGGTCGCCTCGTCAAGAGGCTCGCCAAGGTCGGCAAGATCGCCGAGGTGATCGTCGTCGCGCAGCCGTcgccggaggtggagaggaggaggcgcgacGTCGGCGGCAGCAAGAAGGAGGCGTCGCCGGACAACGGGAAGatgggcggcggcacggcgccgaaacacggcggcgccgacgacgacaagCGCGGCGAGACGAATGGCGGCGCAGGGAGCGGGGCTAGCTCAGCTCGAATccatggcggtggcgacgacgacgtgaaGGCGGCCatgtgctgctaccaccgggcGGAGCCGCCGGCCATGGCCGTGCCCGTGCTGCAGCCACCGTACTATGCGGCGAACTTcacaatgccgccgccgcagccgccggcggcggcgtacggTTTTGGTGGCTGCTACCACGGGACTCCTtcgccggcgatggcgctgTGCCGCCGCGGCCGTATTCCGGTGGTCCGGCCGCAGCCGACCCGGTTCGCCGACGAGTGCTGCAtgtacggcgacgacgacatcgCCGGCTGCCACGTCATGTGA